The Nocardioides sp. S-1144 genome includes a region encoding these proteins:
- a CDS encoding Mrp/NBP35 family ATP-binding protein, protein MTSSLREQVDAALATVQDPEIKRPITELGMVDTVEITENGLVRLTVLLTVAGCPLKDTITRDVNTALGRVAGVTDVDLTLGVMTTEQRAGLKEVLQGGQAQREIPFSQPGNLTKVFAVASGKGGVGKSSVTVNLAIAMAKQGLKVGVVDADIYGHSVPAMLGVADSRPTQVDDLIMPVPTSSGVSVISIGMLKPRRDQVVAWRGPMLDRALVQMLSDVYWGDLDVLLLDLPPGTGDVAISLGQHLPGAEVVVVTTPQEAAAEVAERAGTMASMMHQRVVGVVENMSHLPCPHCSAEGKEHRLEIFGSGGGDRVAATLGQRFGYDVPVLGRIPIDVSLREGGDVGKPIVDADPTAPAALELTAIADRLSGRSRGLAGMQLGLTPSNRF, encoded by the coding sequence ATGACTTCTTCCCTCCGCGAGCAGGTCGACGCCGCCCTGGCGACCGTGCAGGACCCCGAGATCAAGCGGCCCATCACCGAGCTCGGGATGGTCGACACCGTCGAGATCACCGAGAACGGTCTGGTGCGCCTCACCGTGCTCCTCACGGTGGCCGGCTGCCCCCTGAAGGACACCATCACCCGCGACGTCAACACCGCGCTCGGCCGGGTCGCGGGGGTCACCGACGTCGACCTCACGCTCGGCGTGATGACGACCGAGCAGCGCGCCGGCCTCAAGGAGGTCCTGCAGGGCGGCCAGGCCCAGCGGGAGATCCCGTTCTCCCAGCCCGGCAACCTCACCAAGGTCTTCGCGGTCGCCAGCGGCAAGGGTGGGGTCGGCAAGTCCTCGGTCACCGTCAACCTCGCGATCGCGATGGCCAAGCAGGGGCTGAAGGTGGGCGTCGTGGACGCCGACATCTACGGCCACTCGGTGCCGGCGATGCTCGGCGTGGCCGACTCGCGCCCCACCCAGGTCGACGACCTGATCATGCCGGTGCCGACGTCGTCCGGGGTGTCGGTGATCTCGATCGGGATGCTCAAGCCCCGCCGCGACCAGGTGGTCGCGTGGCGCGGCCCGATGCTCGACCGTGCCCTCGTGCAGATGCTGTCCGACGTGTACTGGGGCGACCTCGACGTGCTGCTCCTCGACCTGCCGCCGGGCACCGGCGACGTCGCCATCTCGCTGGGCCAGCACCTGCCGGGTGCCGAGGTCGTCGTCGTGACGACCCCCCAGGAGGCCGCGGCCGAGGTGGCCGAGCGGGCCGGCACGATGGCCTCGATGATGCACCAGCGCGTCGTCGGCGTCGTGGAGAACATGAGCCACCTGCCCTGCCCGCACTGCTCCGCGGAGGGCAAGGAGCACCGCCTGGAGATCTTCGGCTCGGGCGGTGGCGACCGGGTCGCGGCCACCCTGGGCCAGCGGTTCGGCTACGACGTGCCCGTGCTCGGCCGGATCCCGATCGACGTCTCCCTCCGCGAGGGCGGCGACGTCGGCAAGCCGATCGTCGACGCCGACCCGACCGCGCCGGCCGCGCTCGAGCTGACCGCGATCGCCGACCGGCTCTCGGGTCGCAGCCGCGGCCTGGCCGGCATGCAGCTGGGCCTCACCCCGAGCAACCGGTTCTGA
- a CDS encoding DUF1003 domain-containing protein, which yields MAERPERTDRTERPERRERLDTPRDNRRQLVRRPAYDSDSFGVFAEQFARFMGTATFLAYMTLFVVLWVGWNALAPSGAQWDGYPFIFLTLMLSLQASYAAPLILLAQNRQEQRDKVINEQDRQANARAHADMEFLAREVASLRMAVGEVATRDYVRSELRSLLAELDERTTETARAVVVESARESARESARESARESAREVGAGRGPGHDDAADRPGPPGT from the coding sequence GTGGCTGAGCGTCCCGAGCGCACCGACCGGACCGAGCGGCCCGAGCGTCGCGAGCGGCTCGACACCCCGCGCGACAACCGCCGCCAGCTCGTGCGCCGCCCGGCCTACGACTCCGACTCGTTCGGCGTCTTCGCCGAGCAGTTCGCGCGCTTCATGGGCACCGCGACCTTCCTGGCCTACATGACGCTCTTCGTCGTGCTGTGGGTCGGCTGGAACGCGCTGGCGCCCTCGGGCGCGCAGTGGGACGGCTACCCGTTCATCTTCCTGACCCTGATGCTCAGCCTGCAGGCGTCCTACGCCGCCCCGCTGATCCTGCTCGCGCAGAACCGTCAGGAGCAGCGCGACAAGGTCATCAACGAGCAGGACCGGCAGGCCAACGCCCGGGCGCACGCCGACATGGAGTTCCTCGCCCGCGAGGTCGCCTCGCTCAGGATGGCCGTCGGCGAGGTCGCCACCCGCGACTACGTGCGCTCCGAGCTGCGCTCGCTGCTCGCCGAGCTCGACGAGCGCACCACCGAGACCGCGCGGGCCGTGGTCGTGGAGTCCGCGCGGGAGTCCGCCCGGGAGTCCGCCCGTGAGTCCGCCCGGGAGTCCGCCCGTGAGGTCGGTGCCGGGCGTGGGCCGGGTCACGACGACGCCGCCGACCGTCCGGGACCACCCGGAACCTAG
- a CDS encoding sec-independent translocase, with protein sequence MFGVGLPELTVLALVAVFVFGPDKLPELARQAGALARKVKTLANSARDDLRSELGPEYADLELRDLDPRAIVRKHIIEAMEDAGDEATKPRRRSARPLLQHEAPPFDTDAT encoded by the coding sequence GTGTTCGGGGTCGGCCTGCCGGAGCTGACGGTCCTCGCGCTCGTCGCCGTGTTCGTCTTCGGTCCCGACAAGCTCCCCGAGCTGGCCCGGCAGGCCGGCGCGCTCGCGCGCAAGGTCAAGACCCTGGCCAACTCCGCCCGCGACGACCTGCGCAGCGAGCTCGGCCCCGAGTACGCCGACCTCGAGCTGCGCGACCTCGACCCCCGCGCGATCGTGCGCAAGCACATCATCGAGGCGATGGAGGACGCCGGCGACGAGGCCACCAAGCCCCGCCGACGCTCGGCCCGGCCGCTGCTCCAGCACGAGGCTCCCCCCTTCGACACCGACGCGACCTGA